Genomic window (Bosea sp. (in: a-proteobacteria)):
AACGGGCGCCCCTCTTGACGGAAAGCTCAGCGGAAGGCAATCAGTTTCGACCATGACGCGAGCCGCCATCAACCGCCGGATTTGCATTATCTGCCGCTAGCTTGCGCTGGCCGGCTGCTCACGTCCTCGTCCTGAAAACGAACCGACAACAGCGCCCCGGCCAGCGGCCAGGCGATTTTCGTTTCGTTCGTTCCAGGATTTTGCCCCGATGCAGCCGACCCTGAGGCTCTACGACACGCTGACGCGCACGAAGCGGGACTTCGCGCCGATCGATCCGGGCAATGTCCGCATCTATGTCTGCGGCCCGACGGTCTATGACTACGCCCATATCGGCAATGCCCGCCCGGTCATCGTCTTCGACGTGCTCTTCAGGCTGCTGCGCCATCTCTACGGGGCGCAGCACGTCACCTATGCCCGCAACCTCACCGACGTCGACGACAAGATCAACGCCCGCGCGGCGCGCGACTTCCCCGGCCTGCCGCTGAACGAGGCGATCGCCAGGGTCACCGAGACCACGACCGCGCAGTTCCACCGCGACGTCGACGCGCTCGGCACCTTGCGCCCCACGGCCGAGCCGCGCGCGACCGCCCATATCGAAGAGATGCGGGCGATCATCGAGCGCCTGATCGCGCGCGGCGTCGCCTATGTCGCCGAGGAGCATGTGCTGTTCCACGTCCCGGCCGTGGCCCATCTGGCCAAGGCGCCGAAATACGGCACGCTCGCCCGCCGCTCGCTCGACGAGATGCTGGCGGGCGCACGGGTGGATGTTGCCCCGTATAAACGAGACCCGATGGATTTCGTGCTGTGGAAGCCGAGCCGCGACGGCATCGATCCCGGCTGGCCCTCGCCCGCCGGCATCGCCACGCCCGGCCGCCCCGGCTGGCACATCGAATGCTCGGCCATGTCGATGGCGAAGCTGCTCGTGCCTTTCGGCGGCGGGCTCACCTGCGACGATCCGGGCAAGAATGTCTTCGACATCCATGGCGGCGGCATCGACCTCGTCTTCCCGCACCACGAGAACGAGATCGCCCAGTCCTGCTGCGCGCTCAGTGGCGGGGAGGGGCAGCCGGCCATGGCCAATATCTGGATGCATAACGGCTTCCTGCAGGTCGAGGGCGAGAAGATGTCGAAATCGCTCGGCAACTTCGTCACGATCCACGAGCTGCTGGAGACCGATACCTTCGGCGGCCGGAAGTGGCCGGGCGCGGTGCTGCGGCTCGCGATGCTGAAGACGCATTACCGCCAGCCGATCGACTGGACGGTGAAGGCGCTGGAGGA
Coding sequences:
- the cysS gene encoding cysteine--tRNA ligase yields the protein MQPTLRLYDTLTRTKRDFAPIDPGNVRIYVCGPTVYDYAHIGNARPVIVFDVLFRLLRHLYGAQHVTYARNLTDVDDKINARAARDFPGLPLNEAIARVTETTTAQFHRDVDALGTLRPTAEPRATAHIEEMRAIIERLIARGVAYVAEEHVLFHVPAVAHLAKAPKYGTLARRSLDEMLAGARVDVAPYKRDPMDFVLWKPSRDGIDPGWPSPAGIATPGRPGWHIECSAMSMAKLLVPFGGGLTCDDPGKNVFDIHGGGIDLVFPHHENEIAQSCCALSGGEGQPAMANIWMHNGFLQVEGEKMSKSLGNFVTIHELLETDTFGGRKWPGAVLRLAMLKTHYRQPIDWTVKALEEADKTLQDWAEAAQGTTASEPSAELLDALTDDLNTARVLAELHALRKAGDLPALLAGLDLIGVALPEVAAPAAIAPEVERLIGARLAARRAKNFAESDRIRDELAAMGIALKDGKDPATGEPTTSWEAKR